In the genome of Saprospira sp. CCB-QB6, one region contains:
- a CDS encoding nucleoside deaminase — translation MSKNMDFNVFSDEFFMRQALLEAQKAFELEEVPVGAVLVAQNQILARAHNRTEALTDISAHAEILAITAAAQALDSKYLPKATLYVTLEPCLMCAGALAWAQIGRIVYAAADPKRGFLALAPKALHPKTKLEQGPLAEEAQALLQSFFKRKR, via the coding sequence ATGTCTAAGAATATGGATTTCAATGTTTTTTCCGATGAGTTTTTTATGCGCCAAGCCCTCTTAGAGGCCCAAAAAGCATTTGAACTAGAGGAGGTGCCTGTTGGCGCTGTTTTGGTGGCCCAAAATCAGATTTTGGCCCGGGCCCACAACCGCACCGAAGCCCTGACCGATATTAGCGCTCATGCCGAGATTTTGGCCATTACGGCCGCCGCTCAAGCCTTAGATAGCAAGTATTTGCCCAAGGCCACGCTTTATGTGACTCTAGAACCTTGCTTGATGTGCGCTGGCGCTTTGGCTTGGGCCCAAATTGGTCGAATTGTCTATGCCGCCGCCGATCCTAAAAGAGGTTTTTTGGCCCTTGCTCCAAAAGCCCTACACCCCAAAACCAAATTAGAACAAGGACCGCTAGCCGAAGAAGCCCAAGCCCTACTCCAAAGCTTTTTTAAACGCAAACGCTAG
- a CDS encoding gliding motility-associated C-terminal domain-containing protein, which translates to MLNGLSDSIFLGERAALALNYMPTMLSKTILTGLCFLAFFSSSLQAQLHNQGALISIKSGAMLSIQGNLQNAGAIHNSDTIHLYGDFIQNHPTNQGFTSTNEGWLFLDGGQQAIRGNFPSRFHYLVLAGTDHKTAKAQSSFVTGQLRLNEWELALDSQRLEIISTAPNALQTGQSGQYGFISSSGPGGLVRAMDRPAPYLFALGGEDNGLRLFRPILIQPQINDSSQVWASYWAGDAGQYGLDRQQKELELCLLNPLYSHAINREAGSSPLQFSFYSDPNTEGQFEQLAQWNNNWSYLEELQNQFPSFAGLQSLTLDSLLTNWSDSLFILAQKSPELMLEAEAAPYCDNKGILLSETLGQYNDYELYINGQAWGNSSSSSFSPLLAPGQYQLQLLGQNAACGRWSDSLFIEVFPAPQLQLNNDTLIVEGSSLPLQASGADFYNWSPSPNIDCDICSQTIAQPNNSGYIQLLGESMEGCSSLDSFYVELRQKVEDILFIPNVITPNNDGQNDFWVIQNIQLFPKNKLRILNRWGDLVYRADFYNNNWQGDFANGPLPAGTYYYILDLGEGWGVFKGPITIIRQ; encoded by the coding sequence TTGCTAAACGGCCTAAGTGACAGTATTTTTTTAGGCGAAAGAGCTGCTTTGGCTCTCAATTATATGCCCACTATGCTTTCTAAGACGATCCTAACTGGCCTCTGTTTTTTGGCCTTTTTTTCTTCTTCGCTACAAGCTCAGCTACATAATCAAGGTGCGCTGATTTCTATTAAATCAGGAGCTATGTTGAGTATTCAGGGAAATCTCCAAAATGCTGGGGCCATTCATAACAGCGACACGATACACCTTTATGGTGATTTCATTCAAAATCACCCCACAAACCAAGGCTTCACTTCTACTAACGAAGGTTGGCTCTTTTTGGATGGAGGACAACAAGCTATTAGAGGCAATTTTCCTAGCCGTTTTCACTATTTGGTCTTGGCCGGCACAGACCATAAAACGGCCAAGGCCCAATCTAGTTTTGTGACGGGCCAACTTCGCTTAAATGAATGGGAATTAGCCCTAGATAGCCAACGATTAGAAATTATTTCTACAGCGCCGAATGCCCTGCAAACTGGGCAAAGTGGCCAATATGGCTTTATTTCTTCCTCCGGACCTGGTGGCCTTGTTCGTGCTATGGACCGGCCCGCCCCCTATCTCTTTGCCTTAGGCGGAGAGGATAATGGGCTCCGCCTTTTTCGCCCTATTTTAATTCAACCTCAAATTAATGACAGTAGTCAAGTTTGGGCCAGCTATTGGGCAGGCGATGCAGGCCAATATGGCCTAGACCGACAACAAAAAGAACTGGAACTCTGTCTGCTCAACCCGCTTTATAGCCATGCCATTAATCGAGAAGCGGGCAGTAGCCCTCTCCAATTTAGTTTTTATAGCGACCCCAACACAGAAGGACAGTTTGAACAATTGGCCCAATGGAACAACAACTGGAGCTACCTTGAAGAGCTTCAAAATCAATTTCCTAGCTTTGCTGGCCTACAAAGCCTTACTCTCGATAGTCTACTCACTAACTGGAGCGATAGCCTCTTTATTCTGGCCCAAAAAAGTCCCGAATTAATGCTAGAAGCAGAAGCCGCTCCCTATTGCGACAACAAGGGGATTCTACTTAGCGAAACGCTTGGCCAATACAATGATTACGAACTCTACATTAATGGACAAGCTTGGGGGAATAGCAGTAGCTCCAGCTTTTCGCCCCTACTCGCCCCCGGCCAATATCAGCTTCAGCTCTTGGGCCAAAATGCAGCCTGCGGCCGCTGGAGCGATAGCCTATTCATTGAGGTGTTTCCCGCCCCTCAACTCCAACTTAATAATGATACCCTTATCGTAGAAGGCAGCAGCCTTCCCCTACAAGCTAGCGGAGCCGATTTTTACAATTGGAGCCCTAGCCCAAATATAGATTGTGACATCTGTTCACAAACAATTGCCCAGCCCAATAACAGCGGATACATCCAACTTTTAGGCGAAAGTATGGAGGGCTGCAGCAGCCTCGATTCTTTTTATGTCGAACTGCGCCAAAAAGTAGAAGACATCCTCTTTATTCCCAATGTGATTACGCCCAATAACGACGGCCAAAATGACTTTTGGGTCATCCAGAATATCCAGCTTTTTCCCAAAAATAAGTTGCGCATTCTCAACCGCTGGGGAGACCTGGTCTACCGAGCCGATTTTTATAACAACAACTGGCAGGGAGACTTTGCCAATGGTCCTCTTCCCGCTGGCACTTACTATTATATTCTGGACCTAGGCGAGGGCTGGGGCGTCTTTAAAGGCCCTATTACGATTATTCGTCAGTAG
- a CDS encoding M28 family peptidase has translation MRQFATLLLALSLLWACENDKPKPQPKPTPPVEEKLAKAPVFVADSAYAFVKAQLAFGPRVPETKGHEDCANWLIQKFEAYGTKAHIQTAEMNNGQGKTYPIKNIVAQIKPEAKTRILLAAHWDTRAMADRDSERQSEPIPGADDGASGVAVLLEISRQIQKQSLQNVGVDIVLFDVEDQGLSGDAYDRSSWCLGAQHWSRNPHAPNYKAKFGILLDMVGARAARFPKEGVSLKHAAFYVDEVWQTAWKLGYNDFFVDETHGQLVDDHLFVNEIRKIPMIDIINLPKGSPTGFGPYWHTHQDDIDIISPTTLKAVGQTVLQVIYQYEQRGE, from the coding sequence ATGCGCCAATTTGCCACTCTTTTACTCGCCCTAAGCCTATTGTGGGCCTGTGAAAATGATAAGCCTAAACCCCAACCCAAACCAACTCCTCCAGTAGAAGAAAAACTGGCTAAAGCGCCCGTTTTTGTGGCCGATTCTGCCTACGCTTTTGTGAAAGCACAACTGGCTTTTGGCCCCAGAGTGCCCGAAACTAAAGGCCATGAGGATTGCGCCAATTGGCTAATCCAAAAGTTTGAAGCTTACGGAACAAAGGCCCATATCCAAACGGCCGAAATGAATAACGGCCAAGGCAAAACTTACCCCATCAAAAATATTGTGGCCCAAATTAAGCCCGAGGCCAAAACACGCATTCTACTTGCCGCTCACTGGGATACCCGCGCTATGGCCGATCGCGATAGCGAACGCCAATCAGAGCCTATCCCTGGCGCAGATGATGGCGCTAGCGGGGTGGCCGTTTTACTCGAAATTAGCCGCCAAATTCAAAAACAAAGCCTCCAAAATGTAGGCGTGGATATTGTCCTTTTTGATGTGGAAGACCAAGGCCTTTCTGGCGATGCCTACGATCGCAGCTCTTGGTGCCTAGGTGCCCAACACTGGAGCCGAAACCCACATGCTCCCAATTATAAAGCGAAATTTGGAATTTTACTCGATATGGTCGGCGCCCGTGCCGCCCGCTTCCCGAAAGAAGGGGTTTCTCTCAAACATGCCGCTTTTTATGTGGATGAGGTTTGGCAAACGGCTTGGAAATTAGGCTATAACGACTTTTTTGTAGACGAAACACACGGCCAATTGGTCGATGACCACCTTTTTGTGAATGAAATTCGCAAAATTCCCATGATCGATATTATCAATTTACCCAAAGGAAGCCCCACTGGCTTTGGCCCTTACTGGCATACTCATCAAGATGATATTGACATTATTAGCCCAACTACTCTCAAAGCCGTTGGCCAAACAGTTTTGCAAGTGATTTACCAATATGAACAAAGAGGGGAGTAA
- a CDS encoding zinc-dependent metalloprotease, producing the protein MKIKALVGAALLGLSSLSLQAQQLNTDCGVSFADGQLIKQRLMENRRLVDPAEIAAFQQSRNIKYIPVKFHVVGDANGENTVPLTQVFAMLCDMNNDYRTQDVQFYMQGVTNSINFFNNSSVYNDGGAFGSQNIMFNNKSAGAINIFMSASVNNQVASYYTPSGDFVFVLNQMANGTSSTGTHEVGHFFTLNHTFYGWEGADVTAYEPGNAPNLINGVAVERAVRSGSSANCSSAADGFCDTPADYVSFRDNCPYTGGVKDPSGVAIDPMESNFMSYYADACVDSFTAEQKAAMAADILSRWNSFSAPTPNAVVSGAGLTAVTPANGGTVELNGDITLEWTAVPNATAYYVEVYRTFFGSPIAPVAIELVYGATSLTIPEADLGYPKDYSWTVRPINQLNTCGATSPTQSFSTTAPVSSVIGEEFNSMSEMRLMQNPLTGSTAELLINLPKDLVGSLQVYSLDGRKVAGLDKIQFFAGDNAQLLEVGQLSNGIYMVVLNTPYGNLQQKLVIQR; encoded by the coding sequence ATGAAAATAAAAGCACTAGTCGGAGCTGCCCTATTGGGTTTATCGAGCCTTAGCCTACAGGCCCAGCAGCTAAATACAGATTGTGGTGTTAGCTTTGCCGATGGTCAACTCATTAAACAACGTCTGATGGAAAACCGCCGTTTGGTGGATCCTGCAGAGATTGCTGCCTTCCAACAGAGTCGAAATATTAAATATATCCCTGTTAAGTTTCATGTGGTAGGTGATGCTAATGGTGAAAATACAGTTCCCTTGACACAGGTTTTTGCGATGCTTTGCGATATGAACAATGACTATCGCACGCAAGATGTACAGTTTTATATGCAGGGAGTGACGAATTCTATTAACTTCTTTAATAATAGCAGTGTATATAATGATGGTGGGGCCTTTGGTTCTCAAAACATCATGTTTAATAATAAATCGGCTGGAGCGATTAACATCTTCATGAGTGCTTCGGTAAATAACCAGGTAGCGTCTTATTATACGCCATCAGGAGATTTTGTATTTGTGCTTAATCAAATGGCCAATGGTACTTCTAGTACGGGGACGCATGAGGTAGGGCACTTCTTCACCCTAAATCACACCTTTTATGGTTGGGAGGGAGCTGATGTAACTGCCTATGAGCCAGGAAATGCGCCTAACTTGATTAATGGTGTGGCAGTAGAACGAGCTGTTCGATCAGGGAGTAGTGCCAACTGTAGCTCTGCTGCAGATGGATTTTGCGATACCCCAGCAGATTATGTGTCTTTCCGCGACAATTGCCCTTATACTGGAGGGGTAAAAGATCCTTCAGGAGTAGCCATCGACCCTATGGAATCTAACTTTATGTCTTATTATGCCGATGCTTGTGTAGATTCTTTTACTGCCGAGCAAAAGGCAGCTATGGCAGCTGATATTTTGAGCCGTTGGAATTCTTTTTCAGCTCCTACTCCTAATGCTGTCGTTTCTGGGGCAGGGCTTACCGCAGTAACGCCAGCTAATGGTGGCACTGTAGAGTTAAATGGAGATATTACTTTGGAGTGGACGGCTGTACCCAATGCTACGGCCTATTATGTAGAAGTATACCGCACGTTCTTTGGTAGTCCAATTGCTCCAGTTGCTATTGAATTGGTTTATGGGGCTACTTCACTAACTATTCCTGAAGCCGATTTAGGATATCCTAAAGATTATAGTTGGACGGTTCGACCCATCAATCAGTTGAATACTTGTGGTGCTACTTCTCCTACACAGAGTTTTAGCACAACAGCCCCTGTATCTTCTGTTATTGGAGAAGAATTTAACAGCATGTCAGAAATGCGTTTAATGCAAAACCCACTAACAGGTTCTACGGCAGAATTGTTAATCAATTTGCCTAAGGACTTAGTAGGAAGCTTGCAGGTCTATAGTTTAGATGGCCGCAAAGTAGCGGGTCTAGATAAGATTCAGTTTTTTGCTGGCGACAATGCGCAACTTTTAGAAGTTGGGCAACTGAGCAATGGTATTTATATGGTGGTACTGAATACCCCTTATGGCAACTTGCAGCAAAAACTAGTTATTCAGCGCTAG